The following are encoded in a window of Planctomycetota bacterium genomic DNA:
- a CDS encoding TGS domain-containing protein encodes MPANLTPDYLHAEKAFRQAKTAPEKIAALEEMLATIPKHKGTEKMQADIKHRIAKVRAAATQARGKGGGVDVFFVEKQGAGQVALVGTPNVGKSSLVAAVSHAKVKVAPYPYATHAPVPGMMSFEDIQIQLVDLPPVSAEGLVSGMTGTLRNADILMICLDLSAGDVLEQVEVCLRVLEAKGLVREGQKGPEGAVAKRTIFVGTKADAPGAKDNLEALRGLRTDLEPFVATSAETREGLEDLGKRLFAMLDVVRVYSKEPGKPADLDQPFIVPRGSTVMDLAEAIHRELAQHLKRARIWGGGKYDGQAVQRDHVLADKDVIELHV; translated from the coding sequence ATGCCGGCCAACCTGACACCGGATTATCTGCACGCCGAGAAGGCCTTCCGCCAGGCCAAGACGGCGCCCGAGAAGATTGCGGCCCTCGAAGAGATGCTCGCGACGATTCCGAAGCACAAAGGCACGGAGAAGATGCAGGCGGACATCAAGCACCGGATCGCCAAGGTGCGGGCGGCGGCGACCCAGGCGCGGGGCAAGGGCGGCGGCGTTGACGTCTTTTTCGTCGAGAAACAGGGGGCGGGACAGGTGGCCCTCGTCGGCACGCCGAACGTCGGCAAGAGTTCCCTGGTGGCCGCCGTCAGCCACGCCAAGGTGAAAGTGGCCCCGTATCCGTACGCGACGCACGCGCCCGTACCGGGGATGATGTCGTTCGAGGACATTCAGATTCAACTCGTGGACCTTCCGCCCGTCTCGGCGGAAGGACTTGTGTCGGGGATGACGGGGACCCTGCGAAACGCCGACATCCTGATGATCTGCCTGGACCTTTCGGCGGGCGATGTGCTGGAACAGGTGGAGGTGTGCCTGAGGGTCCTGGAGGCGAAGGGTCTCGTGCGGGAAGGGCAGAAGGGGCCCGAGGGGGCGGTTGCGAAGCGGACGATCTTCGTGGGGACGAAAGCGGACGCCCCCGGGGCGAAGGACAATCTGGAGGCGCTGCGGGGATTGCGGACAGACCTGGAGCCGTTCGTCGCGACGAGTGCCGAAACCCGCGAAGGTCTCGAGGACCTGGGAAAGCGGCTCTTCGCGATGCTGGACGTGGTGCGGGTGTATAGCAAGGAGCCGGGTAAGCCGGCCGACCTCGATCAGCCGTTCATCGTCCCGCGCGGCAGCACGGTGATGGATTTGGCGGAAGCGATTCACCGGGAACTGGCGCAGCACCTGAAGCGGGCCCGAATCTGGGGGGGAGGGAAGTACGACGGCCAGGCGGTCCAGCGGGACCACGTCCTGGCGGACAAGGACGTGATTGAACTGCACGTATGA
- a CDS encoding ATPase, T2SS/T4P/T4SS family, giving the protein MIGTRKQIGEILKELGLVTDKQIKEALERQGRGGRRLGELLIAMGACTEVDVTKALAMQFDMEYVELDIGTINPQVMEMMPEEMMREYQILPLAYEDGRLKVAITDPLDLESVDAIRFRLNLDVDCVLAPREQVSQIISSYTERTESESVDSMLQEFTASDVQYEERTGDSGEPHAESAPIIRLVQLMITEAVRMRASDIHIEPLQHRLRIRYRVDGVCLERDAPPKRLQGAITTRVKLMAGMQIEEKRLPQDGRIRMRLDGEDLDFRVSTLPGYHGESVVLRILRRESIKLGLDALGFLPDEFELFEKLIARPNGIFLVTGPTGSGKTTTLYAALNKLNTPDRKIITAEDPVEYHMTGINQVQVNEQIGLTWQSIIRAMMRQAPNIILVGEIRDLQTAEMAVQASLTGHLVFSTLHTNDAPSAITRLIDMGVKPFLVASSVQAIMAQRLVRILCPECKEPDDQVDLATLRGLGMTEEQLAQATFYRPVGCPKCHGMGYRGRLGIFELMVMSTELKEMAFQRRPLNEIRRASRSLGMRTLLEDGLIKMVRGMTTLDEVLARAQREVAQVQ; this is encoded by the coding sequence ATGATCGGAACGCGCAAACAGATCGGCGAGATCCTGAAAGAGTTGGGGCTCGTCACCGACAAGCAGATCAAGGAAGCGCTGGAGCGTCAGGGCCGAGGCGGCCGGCGCCTGGGCGAACTGCTCATCGCCATGGGCGCGTGCACCGAGGTGGACGTGACGAAGGCGCTGGCGATGCAGTTCGACATGGAGTACGTGGAACTGGACATCGGGACGATCAACCCCCAGGTGATGGAGATGATGCCGGAGGAGATGATGCGGGAGTACCAGATCCTCCCGCTGGCGTACGAGGACGGTCGGCTGAAGGTGGCGATCACGGACCCGCTGGACCTGGAGTCGGTGGACGCGATCCGTTTCCGGCTGAATCTGGACGTGGACTGCGTCCTGGCGCCGCGGGAACAGGTGAGCCAGATCATTTCGAGTTACACGGAGCGGACGGAATCCGAGTCGGTGGACTCGATGCTGCAGGAGTTCACAGCGTCGGACGTTCAATACGAGGAGCGGACCGGCGACAGCGGAGAACCGCATGCCGAATCGGCGCCGATCATCCGGCTGGTGCAGTTGATGATCACGGAGGCGGTGCGGATGCGGGCGAGCGACATCCACATCGAGCCCCTCCAGCATCGCCTGCGGATCCGGTATCGGGTCGACGGCGTCTGCCTGGAGCGGGACGCGCCGCCGAAACGCCTCCAGGGGGCGATTACGACCCGCGTGAAATTGATGGCGGGGATGCAGATCGAGGAGAAACGCCTGCCGCAGGACGGTCGTATCCGCATGCGCCTGGACGGCGAGGACCTGGACTTCCGCGTCTCGACCCTGCCGGGGTACCACGGGGAGAGCGTCGTCCTGCGAATCCTGAGGCGGGAATCCATCAAACTGGGTCTGGACGCGCTGGGCTTCCTGCCGGACGAGTTTGAACTGTTTGAGAAGTTGATCGCCCGGCCCAACGGGATCTTCCTGGTGACGGGTCCGACCGGGTCGGGCAAGACGACCACGCTGTACGCGGCCCTGAACAAGTTGAACACGCCCGACCGCAAGATCATCACGGCCGAGGACCCGGTCGAATACCACATGACGGGGATCAACCAGGTGCAGGTGAACGAGCAGATCGGCCTGACGTGGCAATCGATCATCCGGGCGATGATGCGTCAGGCGCCGAACATCATCCTGGTGGGCGAGATCCGCGATTTGCAGACGGCAGAGATGGCTGTGCAGGCCTCGCTGACGGGACACTTGGTATTCAGTACACTTCATACGAACGACGCGCCCAGTGCCATCACGCGACTGATTGATATGGGAGTCAAGCCGTTCCTCGTCGCCAGTTCCGTCCAAGCCATCATGGCGCAGCGCCTCGTGCGGATCCTCTGTCCGGAATGCAAGGAACCGGACGACCAGGTGGACCTGGCGACGCTGCGCGGCTTGGGCATGACGGAAGAGCAACTGGCGCAGGCGACGTTCTACCGGCCAGTGGGATGCCCGAAATGCCACGGCATGGGCTACCGGGGTCGGCTGGGTATCTTCGAGTTGATGGTCATGAGCACGGAATTGAAGGAAATGGCGTTTCAGAGGCGTCCGCTGAACGAAATCCGGCGGGCGTCGCGGTCCCTGGGCATGCGGACCCTGCTGGAGGACGGCCTGATCAAGATGGTGCGGGGTATGACGACGTTGGACGAGGTTCTGGCCCGAGCCCAACGTGAGGTCGCTCAGGTGCAATAA
- a CDS encoding type IV pilus twitching motility protein PilT has product MQIDKLLQFVVSKNASDLHLHVGQPPVVRLHGRLKRLQTKVLEPEDTVGLMRSITPDRYQQELEEVGSADYGFSYQDKARFRVAVFRQKGCVGMTLRLIPTRLMTLSEIGLPPIVESLLGKTRGLFLVTGPTGSGKTTTLASMINYINETFDRHIITVEEPIEYYHDHKKSIVNQRELNTDVPTYEEAIRRALRADPDVILVGEMRDIQTMEAAIRAAETGHLVFSTLHTTGAAGTVNRIVDAFPVAQKEMIRVQLAGSLMAVISQTLIPRIDMPGRIAAYEFLMITPAAQNLIRKNETFRLESVIQTGRKWGMQLLDDALWDLYSRGIIAPEEMLERAQRPEELEQKLDQTAEGREVLKRIGGPFDAEELREAHRPGQE; this is encoded by the coding sequence ATTCAGATCGACAAACTGCTCCAGTTTGTCGTGTCGAAGAATGCGTCCGACCTGCACCTGCACGTGGGCCAGCCGCCGGTGGTGCGGCTGCACGGCCGGCTGAAGCGGCTGCAGACGAAAGTGCTCGAGCCGGAAGACACGGTCGGTCTGATGCGGAGCATCACGCCGGACCGGTATCAGCAGGAACTGGAGGAGGTGGGGTCGGCGGACTACGGCTTTTCGTATCAGGATAAGGCGCGGTTCCGCGTGGCGGTGTTCAGGCAGAAAGGCTGCGTGGGGATGACGTTGCGGTTGATTCCGACCCGGTTGATGACGCTTTCGGAAATCGGCCTGCCTCCGATCGTGGAGTCGCTGCTCGGGAAGACGCGCGGGCTGTTTCTGGTGACGGGCCCGACGGGGTCGGGCAAGACGACGACGCTCGCCTCGATGATCAACTACATCAACGAGACTTTCGATCGCCACATCATCACCGTCGAAGAGCCGATCGAGTACTATCACGACCATAAGAAGTCGATCGTGAACCAGCGCGAATTGAATACCGACGTGCCGACGTACGAGGAGGCGATCCGCCGGGCGCTGCGCGCGGACCCGGATGTGATCCTCGTCGGTGAGATGCGCGACATCCAGACGATGGAGGCGGCCATTCGAGCGGCCGAAACGGGACACCTCGTGTTCTCGACGCTGCACACGACGGGCGCCGCGGGGACGGTGAACCGGATTGTCGATGCGTTCCCGGTGGCGCAAAAAGAGATGATCCGGGTCCAGTTGGCGGGCTCGCTGATGGCCGTGATCTCGCAGACCCTGATCCCGCGGATCGACATGCCGGGACGGATTGCGGCGTACGAGTTCCTTATGATTACCCCTGCGGCGCAGAACCTGATCCGGAAGAACGAGACATTTCGTCTGGAGTCGGTGATTCAGACGGGTCGCAAATGGGGCATGCAGTTGCTGGACGACGCCCTGTGGGATCTGTATTCACGCGGGATCATTGCGCCGGAGGAGATGCTGGAGCGGGCGCAGCGGCCCGAGGAACTGGAACAGAAACTGGACCAGACGGCGGAGGGCCGCGAGGTCCTGAAGCGGATCGGCGGGCCGTTCGACGCCGAAGAACTGCGGGAGGCTCATCGACCGGGGCAGGAATGA
- a CDS encoding ATPase, T2SS/T4P/T4SS family encodes MLRQKPLGAILLEMGKVRKEQLAEALEIRKKRGGAIGAVLVDQGYCEAADISAALAIQAGMRRVDLDALEIPPEVIDKMDAMTARSYSVVPIEFEAGRLTVAMADPTNFRAMDELHMLLDYDITGALAEPSALVRALDKYYAQAESVESVISELGSTVQWLPEGDEAFDLEDIRAMSESQPVKKLLNLVLLQAIRDKASDIHFEPFEDEFKMRYRIDGVLYEMVPPPRHIALAVASRIKVMANLDIAERRLPQDGRIELTVGAKPVDLRVSVLPTMFGESVVMRVLDRTQVELDMTKLGLRLDEQQVIDELIHLPNGIVIVTGPTGCGKTTTLYSALSTINRVETKIITTEDPVEYDIEGLIQVQINPDIELTFARCLRHILRQDPDVILVGEVRDMETAEIAIHASLTGHLVFSTLHTNDAPTAITRLLDLGLEPYLVTSTLEAVVAQRLVRKVCVHCRSEFEPTEDMLWELSLTPEEVRGRTFYFGKGCEQCNNTGYRGRIGIFEIMRMDDALRDLILKQASTNTVREEARKRGMRNLRDSGLLAVFDGVTTIEEVVKATAVEQ; translated from the coding sequence ATGCTGAGACAGAAGCCTCTCGGCGCCATCCTCCTGGAAATGGGCAAGGTCCGGAAGGAGCAGTTGGCCGAGGCCCTCGAGATCCGCAAGAAGCGCGGCGGGGCTATCGGTGCTGTGCTGGTGGACCAGGGCTACTGTGAGGCGGCGGACATTTCGGCGGCCCTGGCGATCCAGGCGGGCATGCGCCGCGTGGACTTGGACGCACTGGAAATCCCGCCGGAAGTCATCGACAAGATGGACGCCATGACGGCCCGCAGTTACAGCGTCGTGCCGATCGAGTTTGAGGCGGGTCGGCTGACGGTCGCGATGGCGGACCCGACAAACTTCCGGGCGATGGACGAACTGCACATGCTCCTGGACTACGACATCACCGGTGCGCTGGCTGAACCGTCGGCTCTCGTGCGGGCGCTGGACAAGTACTACGCGCAGGCGGAGTCGGTGGAGTCGGTCATCAGCGAACTCGGGAGCACGGTGCAGTGGTTGCCCGAGGGCGACGAGGCCTTCGACCTGGAAGACATCCGGGCGATGAGCGAAAGCCAGCCGGTCAAGAAATTGCTGAACCTGGTGCTGCTCCAGGCGATCCGCGACAAGGCGTCGGACATCCACTTCGAACCGTTCGAAGACGAATTTAAGATGCGCTACCGGATTGACGGCGTGCTGTACGAGATGGTGCCGCCGCCGAGGCACATCGCGCTCGCCGTCGCCAGCCGCATCAAGGTCATGGCGAACCTGGACATCGCCGAACGCCGGCTGCCGCAGGACGGCCGCATCGAGTTGACGGTCGGCGCGAAACCCGTGGATCTGCGAGTCTCGGTCTTGCCGACCATGTTCGGCGAAAGCGTCGTGATGCGCGTCCTGGACCGGACTCAGGTCGAACTGGACATGACCAAACTGGGCCTCCGGCTGGACGAGCAGCAGGTCATCGACGAACTGATTCATCTGCCGAACGGCATCGTCATCGTGACCGGCCCGACGGGGTGCGGGAAGACGACCACGCTGTATTCGGCGCTGTCGACGATCAACAGGGTGGAGACGAAGATCATTACGACGGAGGACCCGGTCGAGTACGACATCGAGGGGCTCATCCAGGTACAGATCAACCCGGACATCGAACTGACGTTCGCGCGATGCCTGCGGCACATTCTGCGGCAGGACCCGGATGTGATCCTGGTGGGCGAGGTCCGCGACATGGAGACGGCCGAGATCGCGATCCACGCGTCGCTCACCGGGCATCTGGTGTTCTCGACGCTGCACACGAACGACGCGCCCACGGCCATCACGCGTCTCCTGGACCTCGGCCTGGAGCCGTACCTCGTGACCTCGACGCTCGAAGCCGTCGTCGCCCAGCGCCTGGTCCGCAAGGTGTGCGTCCATTGCCGTTCGGAGTTCGAGCCGACCGAGGACATGCTGTGGGAACTTTCGCTGACGCCGGAGGAAGTCCGCGGCCGGACGTTTTACTTCGGCAAGGGGTGCGAGCAGTGCAACAACACGGGATACCGCGGCCGAATAGGTATCTTTGAGATTATGAGGATGGACGACGCGCTGCGGGACTTGATCCTGAAGCAGGCCTCGACGAACACGGTGCGGGAAGAGGCGAGGAAGCGCGGCATGCGGAACCTGCGCGACAGCGGGCTGCTGGCCGTTTTCGACGGCGTGACGACGATCGAAGAGGTGGTGAAAGCCACCGCGGTCGAGCAATAG
- a CDS encoding type II secretion system F family protein: protein MPVFQYEAMDATGKEVRAEIDAASQEEAISRIRGQGQFPTHIRLKGRPARAAGPSKKGKSFAIGRVGMKQLTQFTRQMSTLQDAGLPILRSLRILEGQAKPGVLKNALQDIIEDVEAGSTLSEAMEKHPKAFDRLYVYTVRAGEAGGVLDQILQKLADFMEKAVALKRRIISAMIYPVMVISIAIIILIAIMKWIVPKFIDIFAKFKIPQLPLPTRILVGFSHFVGGYWYLLLLVPILLWVILRMTKASRKGQYMLDWVKMRIPIIGSIVNRTAIARFARTLGTLISSGVPILEALNITRETVGNAVVSQALGQVHDSIREGESIAGPLRQSGVVDPIVVNMVDVGEETGELDKMLIKVADTYDEEVDHLVGSLMSAMEPLLVVLLGAMIGSIVIALFLPLVELIKQVGQG from the coding sequence ATGCCAGTGTTCCAATATGAGGCGATGGACGCGACCGGAAAGGAAGTCCGCGCGGAGATCGACGCGGCGAGCCAGGAAGAAGCAATCTCGAGGATTCGTGGGCAGGGCCAGTTTCCCACCCACATCCGGCTGAAAGGCCGGCCGGCACGAGCGGCGGGGCCCTCGAAAAAAGGCAAGTCGTTCGCCATCGGCCGGGTCGGCATGAAGCAACTGACGCAGTTCACGCGTCAGATGTCCACGCTTCAGGACGCCGGCCTTCCGATTCTGCGAAGCCTTCGGATTCTCGAAGGCCAGGCGAAGCCCGGCGTCTTGAAAAACGCCTTACAGGACATCATCGAGGACGTCGAGGCGGGATCGACGCTGTCGGAAGCCATGGAGAAGCACCCGAAAGCGTTCGACCGGTTGTACGTGTACACGGTCCGCGCTGGGGAGGCGGGCGGTGTCCTGGACCAGATCCTGCAGAAACTGGCGGATTTCATGGAAAAGGCCGTCGCCCTCAAACGCCGTATCATCAGCGCGATGATCTATCCCGTCATGGTCATCAGCATTGCGATCATCATCCTTATTGCGATCATGAAATGGATTGTGCCGAAGTTTATTGATATCTTTGCGAAATTCAAGATTCCCCAATTGCCGCTCCCAACGAGGATCCTCGTCGGCTTCTCCCACTTCGTCGGAGGCTATTGGTACCTGCTGCTGTTGGTGCCGATCCTGCTCTGGGTGATCCTGCGGATGACGAAGGCGAGCCGGAAGGGGCAGTACATGCTCGACTGGGTGAAGATGCGGATACCGATTATCGGAAGCATCGTCAACCGGACGGCGATTGCAAGATTCGCACGCACGCTGGGGACTCTGATCTCCTCGGGCGTGCCGATCCTGGAAGCCCTGAACATCACCCGCGAAACGGTCGGCAATGCCGTCGTGTCGCAGGCGCTGGGCCAGGTCCACGATTCGATCCGCGAAGGCGAAAGCATCGCCGGGCCGCTGCGGCAGAGCGGCGTCGTGGATCCCATCGTGGTCAATATGGTCGACGTCGGCGAGGAAACCGGCGAACTGGACAAGATGCTCATCAAGGTGGCCGACACCTACGACGAAGAAGTGGACCACCTGGTCGGCAGTCTGATGAGCGCCATGGAGCCGTTGCTGGTCGTTTTGCTGGGCGCGATGATCGGATCGATTGTCATCGCGTTGTTCCTCCCGCTCGTCGAACTTATCAAACAGGTCGGGCAGGGTTGA
- a CDS encoding type II secretion system protein, whose product MAARRKTRGFTLVELMIVVAIIGLLITLLVPAVTKATAIIITINTKRIIEKEIPLGLEAFRNDFGCYPPSKPYILGDTTTGRLPDGASNLVYYLRGPAARGWGTTAGGRMPFDDRRPTRVYGPYYEAEESRVVYFDDADKTVAGFTDAFQPVGLRDNVVVGRILYFRASPGATPLIWTFAWTDNQDPANPDPTKQAFMGYTSAANFASTNSVAGGMKRYLLVSPGFDRRYGLVYKRKETDGGGIVPVTAGTEEGMTCDDIPYAR is encoded by the coding sequence ATGGCGGCTCGAAGGAAAACTCGGGGCTTCACGCTGGTCGAACTGATGATCGTCGTCGCCATCATCGGCCTGCTTATCACGCTTCTGGTGCCGGCCGTCACCAAGGCCACCGCAATCATCATCACCATCAATACCAAAAGGATCATCGAGAAGGAGATCCCGTTGGGGCTGGAGGCGTTTCGGAACGATTTTGGGTGCTATCCCCCCAGCAAGCCGTACATACTCGGGGACACGACCACCGGCCGCTTGCCGGACGGCGCCTCCAACCTCGTGTACTACCTGCGTGGGCCCGCGGCGAGGGGGTGGGGGACCACCGCGGGCGGCCGGATGCCGTTTGACGACCGCCGCCCCACGAGAGTTTACGGACCCTATTACGAGGCCGAGGAATCGCGTGTGGTCTATTTTGATGATGCGGACAAAACGGTGGCGGGCTTCACGGACGCCTTCCAACCGGTCGGCCTTCGGGACAATGTGGTGGTCGGAAGAATCCTCTATTTCCGGGCGTCTCCTGGAGCCACCCCCCTCATTTGGACCTTCGCCTGGACCGACAACCAGGACCCGGCCAATCCGGACCCCACCAAGCAGGCCTTCATGGGGTACACGAGTGCGGCCAACTTCGCCAGCACCAACAGCGTCGCGGGCGGGATGAAGCGGTATCTGCTCGTCTCGCCGGGGTTTGACCGGCGGTATGGTCTGGTTTATAAACGCAAGGAAACGGATGGGGGGGGGATTGTTCCCGTCACCGCCGGGACCGAGGAGGGGATGACCTGTGACGACATCCCGTACGCGCGCTAG
- a CDS encoding prepilin-type N-terminal cleavage/methylation domain-containing protein, with translation MKTAAPVKRGFTLIELLVVMGIIGLLVMLLMPVVNYAVVVAQGVTTGNTIKRIEAGLAGFYGDFGVYPPSDALHETLTSRTAFGYKNLAIGLSGPEGTGWGTGSVPNKMPFGGTSAEKFGPYFEGGGIASIDDAFKPARPILYFRYEQSGDPEATDPANAVYDFNDNKATDLAKGEDGFTNQGNLMMLLRRQGTYQYVRRDYALISAGPDRVFGYRVGPDANGVYTFVNPSPAIRPLATAYTVAGTYCDDLANFKYEQY, from the coding sequence ATGAAAACAGCGGCTCCGGTGAAACGCGGGTTCACGCTGATCGAACTGCTCGTCGTGATGGGTATCATCGGCCTGCTGGTCATGCTCCTCATGCCGGTGGTGAACTATGCCGTTGTGGTGGCCCAGGGGGTGACGACGGGCAACACCATCAAGCGCATCGAAGCAGGATTGGCGGGGTTTTATGGGGATTTCGGCGTCTATCCGCCCAGCGACGCCCTGCATGAGACGCTCACAAGTAGGACAGCGTTCGGCTACAAAAACCTCGCCATCGGCCTGAGCGGGCCGGAAGGCACCGGCTGGGGAACCGGTTCGGTCCCCAACAAGATGCCGTTTGGCGGGACCAGCGCGGAGAAGTTCGGGCCCTACTTCGAGGGCGGCGGCATCGCGTCCATTGACGATGCCTTCAAGCCCGCCAGGCCGATCCTCTATTTCCGTTACGAGCAATCCGGCGACCCGGAGGCGACGGACCCCGCCAATGCCGTTTACGACTTCAACGACAACAAGGCAACAGACCTCGCCAAGGGAGAAGACGGATTCACCAACCAGGGCAACCTCATGATGCTGCTCAGGCGCCAAGGGACCTACCAGTACGTGCGGCGCGACTACGCCCTGATCTCGGCCGGGCCGGACCGCGTGTTCGGATACCGGGTTGGGCCGGACGCGAACGGAGTCTATACCTTTGTGAATCCGAGCCCGGCGATTCGGCCGCTCGCGACCGCGTACACGGTGGCAGGAACCTATTGTGATGACCTCGCGAATTTCAAATACGAGCAGTACTAG
- a CDS encoding type II secretion system protein: MTSRISNTSSTSLRTGGIAAFPPRVRRGGRAFTLVELITVMAIMAILMAMIVGVAPRIQDAWRARLTRTRLQTIVAALQAYAEDYSGKFPYTEDKDGIMAVVDAASLGINLSDVPEEYKKEALLYAALTSARRHGPYYKGAGGQTVVRKGTGDKEFNLFADGWERPIRYEYTTATGLLVRSLGKDGATGGDDIGYFVFQN, encoded by the coding sequence ATGACCTCGCGAATTTCAAATACGAGCAGTACTAGTCTCAGGACCGGCGGGATCGCCGCGTTCCCCCCACGAGTCCGCCGGGGCGGGCGCGCCTTCACCCTGGTTGAACTGATTACGGTGATGGCGATTATGGCGATCCTCATGGCGATGATCGTCGGCGTGGCGCCGCGGATTCAGGACGCCTGGCGGGCCCGGCTCACGCGAACGCGGCTTCAGACCATCGTGGCCGCCCTCCAAGCCTATGCCGAGGATTACAGCGGCAAGTTCCCCTATACCGAGGACAAGGACGGGATCATGGCCGTCGTGGATGCGGCGTCGCTGGGCATCAACCTGAGCGACGTGCCCGAGGAGTACAAGAAGGAGGCCCTCCTGTACGCCGCCCTCACGAGCGCGAGGCGCCATGGGCCCTATTACAAGGGCGCCGGCGGACAAACGGTGGTTCGAAAGGGGACCGGCGACAAAGAGTTCAACCTGTTCGCGGACGGCTGGGAGCGCCCGATTCGGTACGAGTACACGACGGCGACCGGCCTCCTAGTCCGGTCTCTCGGTAAGGACGGCGCAACGGGTGGAGACGACATTGGTTACTTCGTTTTTCAGAACTGA
- a CDS encoding type II secretion system protein has protein sequence MPADGRAPRGFTLTELLAVLAIVLIVVAGSISVWLAMAGAVAPGQATAVVQAMLVGARDYAVSNGVMTRVVFENSLANVENVENGTTMYLEYDTNPNPMTVLWSRVPRRGSLNAGRQVFVLTGAPDLPSAPSVAADATKPDPSVVADWQTYRDTVAKKVAQHAFTNVNAAGYLETDADFKSTQAKFYVTFDAAGTLSVDPATPLLLTIVQVAGAGRRVGEYQFYLLNANTGTQLVFE, from the coding sequence TTGCCGGCCGATGGGCGGGCCCCGCGGGGGTTTACGCTGACGGAACTTCTGGCGGTCCTCGCCATCGTGCTCATCGTGGTGGCCGGCAGCATCAGCGTCTGGTTGGCGATGGCTGGGGCCGTCGCACCGGGGCAGGCGACGGCCGTCGTTCAGGCCATGTTGGTCGGCGCACGCGACTATGCCGTGTCGAACGGCGTGATGACGCGCGTCGTGTTCGAGAACAGCCTCGCCAACGTCGAGAACGTTGAGAACGGCACGACGATGTATCTGGAGTATGACACGAATCCGAATCCGATGACGGTCTTATGGAGTCGGGTTCCGAGGCGGGGTTCCCTGAACGCCGGCAGGCAGGTCTTCGTTCTGACGGGCGCGCCGGACCTTCCGTCGGCTCCGTCGGTGGCCGCCGACGCCACGAAACCGGACCCTTCGGTCGTGGCGGATTGGCAAACGTATCGCGACACGGTGGCCAAGAAAGTGGCCCAGCACGCCTTCACGAATGTCAACGCCGCGGGGTACCTGGAGACCGACGCCGACTTCAAGAGCACCCAGGCCAAGTTTTACGTGACGTTTGATGCGGCGGGAACGCTGTCGGTGGACCCGGCGACCCCGCTTTTGCTCACGATCGTTCAAGTTGCGGGTGCCGGACGCCGCGTGGGCGAGTACCAATTCTACCTCCTGAACGCCAACACGGGGACGCAACTGGTGTTCGAGTAG
- a CDS encoding hydrogenase maturation nickel metallochaperone HypA, translating to MHELSLAQAIWRQVTREMESHPRGRLAALTVVVGTFSGADPESLEFAMRLVVEESAWPTAEVRIRTEPVALKCRACGRAYETETLNLACPDCGGFDVEVTGGRDLRLESLEVVQDDEARDSS from the coding sequence GTGCACGAACTTTCGCTGGCCCAAGCGATCTGGCGGCAGGTGACCCGTGAAATGGAAAGTCACCCGCGAGGCCGCCTGGCCGCCCTGACTGTCGTCGTGGGAACGTTCAGCGGAGCGGACCCGGAATCGCTCGAATTCGCGATGCGGCTGGTGGTGGAGGAATCGGCTTGGCCGACCGCGGAGGTGCGAATCCGCACCGAGCCCGTCGCCTTGAAGTGCCGGGCCTGCGGCCGCGCCTACGAAACCGAGACGCTCAACCTGGCGTGCCCGGACTGCGGCGGATTCGACGTCGAAGTGACGGGCGGCCGCGACTTGCGACTGGAATCCTTGGAGGTCGTCCAGGACGATGAGGCGCGAGATTCGTCTTGA